From a region of the Streptomyces caniferus genome:
- a CDS encoding PTS fructose transporter subunit IIABC — protein sequence MSELITAELVDLDLSAETKDAAARSLAERMAAHGRVTDLEGFLADVAAREAQMPTGLDGGIGIPHCRSTHVTEPTLAFGRSAAGIDFGAPDGPADLIFLIAAPAGGDADHLSILSTLARQLMDESFTGALRSATEAERTAALIRGDAPAEEPPAEEPAADARPEAAPAPEPAPEPQPAPGSAPAAPFRIVAITSCPTGIAHTYMAAESLEKAGQAAGVELFVETQGSAGFKRLDPQLVADADGVIFAHDVEVREKERFAGKPTVDVGVKAGINRPAALIAEVRQKAERGEVAAPARAAAPMDKDADTGDGFATRLRKWLMTGVSYMVPFVAAGGLLIALAFAIGGYTINKAPSVADHFLWTESTSWAALLFQIGSVAFGFLVPVLAGFIAYGMADRPGLVPGFVGGAIALTINAGFLGGLIAGLLAGAVVMAIQRVTIPTVLRGIMPVVVIPLISSAIVGFLMFLVIGKPIAALQKGLTDWLSGLTGANAIILGVILGLMMCFDLGGPLNKVAYAFAVGGLANPNEGSLKVMAAVMAAGMVPPLAMALATTVRGRLFTKAERENGKAAWVLGASFITEGAIPFAAADPLRVIPAAMAGGAVTGALSMAFGCTLRAPHGGIFVVPLIGQPFVYLLAIAAGTGVSAGLVILLKGLGKPPRTGAADASADGGAEVTVAA from the coding sequence CTCATGTCACGGAGCCGACGCTGGCCTTCGGGCGCAGCGCCGCCGGTATCGACTTCGGCGCGCCGGACGGCCCGGCCGACCTGATCTTCCTGATCGCGGCCCCCGCGGGCGGCGACGCGGACCACCTGTCGATCCTCTCGACCCTCGCCCGGCAGCTGATGGACGAGTCCTTCACCGGCGCGCTGCGGTCGGCCACCGAGGCGGAGCGTACGGCGGCACTGATCCGCGGGGACGCGCCGGCGGAGGAGCCTCCGGCGGAGGAGCCGGCAGCGGATGCGCGGCCGGAGGCGGCACCCGCGCCGGAACCGGCCCCCGAGCCGCAGCCCGCTCCCGGGTCCGCCCCCGCCGCACCCTTCCGTATCGTCGCCATCACCTCCTGCCCCACCGGCATCGCGCACACCTACATGGCTGCCGAATCGCTGGAGAAGGCCGGGCAGGCCGCCGGCGTCGAGCTGTTCGTCGAGACCCAGGGCTCGGCAGGGTTCAAGCGGCTCGATCCGCAGCTCGTCGCGGACGCGGACGGCGTGATCTTCGCGCATGACGTCGAGGTCCGCGAGAAGGAGCGGTTCGCCGGGAAGCCGACCGTCGACGTCGGGGTGAAGGCGGGCATCAACCGCCCCGCCGCGCTCATCGCCGAGGTGCGGCAGAAGGCCGAGCGCGGCGAGGTGGCGGCCCCCGCGCGTGCCGCCGCGCCCATGGACAAGGACGCCGACACGGGCGACGGCTTCGCCACCCGCCTGCGCAAGTGGCTGATGACCGGCGTCAGCTACATGGTCCCGTTCGTCGCCGCGGGCGGTCTGCTCATCGCGCTCGCCTTCGCCATCGGCGGCTACACGATCAACAAGGCGCCTTCCGTCGCCGACCACTTCCTGTGGACCGAGTCCACGAGCTGGGCGGCCCTGCTCTTCCAGATCGGCAGCGTCGCCTTCGGCTTCCTCGTCCCGGTGCTGGCGGGCTTCATCGCGTACGGCATGGCGGACCGGCCCGGCCTCGTGCCCGGCTTCGTCGGCGGCGCCATCGCGCTCACCATCAACGCGGGCTTCCTCGGCGGTCTGATCGCCGGTCTGCTCGCGGGTGCGGTGGTGATGGCGATTCAGCGGGTCACCATCCCAACGGTGCTGCGCGGCATCATGCCCGTCGTAGTCATCCCGTTGATCTCCTCGGCGATCGTCGGCTTCCTGATGTTCCTCGTGATCGGCAAGCCGATCGCGGCGCTGCAGAAGGGGCTGACCGACTGGCTGTCCGGTCTCACCGGTGCCAACGCGATCATCCTGGGCGTGATCCTCGGCCTGATGATGTGCTTCGACCTGGGCGGCCCGCTGAACAAGGTGGCCTACGCCTTCGCGGTCGGCGGCCTCGCCAACCCCAACGAGGGCAGCCTGAAGGTCATGGCCGCGGTGATGGCGGCCGGTATGGTGCCGCCGCTGGCGATGGCGCTGGCCACGACCGTCCGCGGGCGGCTCTTCACCAAGGCCGAGCGGGAGAACGGCAAGGCGGCCTGGGTCCTCGGCGCCTCCTTCATCACCGAGGGCGCGATCCCCTTCGCCGCCGCCGACCCGCTGCGCGTCATTCCCGCCGCGATGGCCGGCGGTGCGGTCACCGGAGCGCTGTCGATGGCCTTCGGCTGCACCCTCCGCGCCCCGCACGGCGGCATCTTCGTCGTCCCCCTGATCGGCCAGCCGTTCGTCTACCTGCTCGCCATCGCCGCGGGGACGGGCGTCAGCGCGGGCCTGGTGATCCTCCTCAAGGGCCTTGGCAAGCCGCCGCGGACCGGCGCGGCGGACGCATCGGCCGACGGCGGGGCCGAGGTGACGGTCGCCGCCTGA